A stretch of the Malus sylvestris chromosome 10, drMalSylv7.2, whole genome shotgun sequence genome encodes the following:
- the LOC126586223 gene encoding uncharacterized protein LOC126586223 isoform X1 yields the protein MENGSGPSLFPLHRCKTLHLVRHGQGIHNVEGAKNYKAYMKPEYFDAQLTPLGWQQVDNLRKHVHECGLSKRIELVITSPLLRTLQTAVGVFGGEGYKDGMDVLPLMVENAGNSERPSISSLNCPPIIAVELCREHLVVPKKSGVTVVKNEEQELVPTRVVTGWRVCIDYRKLNAMTRKDHFPLPFLDQMLERLAGYQFYCFLDGYSGYNQIVIAPEDQEKTTFTCPFGTFAYRRMPFGLCNAPATFQRCMYLLTKKETKPRLIRWMLLLQEFDIEIRDKKGVENVVADHLSRMVHEEASPISETFPDEQLMSIQAGPREWAACQEQAAQRVMHTNARLGIEPVQAWMARLGPWWNLVVVVPLRL from the exons ATGGAGAATGGTTCAGGTCCAAGTTTGTTTCCGCTGCACCGATGCAAAactcttcacctg GTGAGGCATGGACAAGGAATCCACAATGTAGAAGGAGCTAAGAACTACAAAGCATACATGAAACCTGAATATTTTGATGCACAACTTACTCCACTAGGCTGGCAGCAG GTTGATAATTTGCGTAAGCATGTTCATGAATGTGGGCTTTCCAAGAGGATTGAGTTGGTCATCACATCTCCTTTGCTAAG GACTCTGCAAACGGCTGTTGGAGTATTTGGAGGCGAGGGTTACAAGGATGGAATGGACGTACTGCCTCTAATGGTGGAAAATGCAGGAAATAGTGAACGCCCTTCAATTTCAAGTCTCAACTGCCCGCCAATCATTGCAGTAGAGCTTTGTCGAGAACATTTG gttgttccaaagaagtccggagtcacggtggtgaagaatgaagaacaaGAGCTTGTACCCACTCGTGTGGTGACCGGTTGGCGtgtttgtattgattacagGAAGTTAAATGCCAtgacaaggaaggatcactttccGTTGCCATTCCTGGaccaaatgttagaaaggttagccggttatcaattttattgctttcttgatggatattccggatataaccaaattgtgatagctccggaggaccaagaaaagacaacgtTCACGTGCCCCTTTGGCACCTTTGCATACAggcgcatgccatttggtttgtgCAATGCCCCTGCGACATTTCAACGATGCATG TATTTGCTCACGAAAAAGGAGACCAAGCCTAGACTAATTCGATGGATGTTGCTTCTACAAGAGTTTGACATTGAGATTCGGGATAAGAAGGGCGTGgagaatgtggtggctgaccacctaagtcgAATGGTGCATGAGGAAGCATCGCCAATTTCTGAAACCTTCCCCGATGAGCAATTAATGTCCATTCAG gctggaccacgggagtgggctgcttgtcAGGAGCAGGCTGCTCAGCGCGTGATGCAtacgaatgcgaggcttgggatCGAAcccgtgcaagcttggatggcacggcttgggccaTGGTGGAACCTTGTAGTGGTGGTACCACTCCGCCTATGA
- the LOC126586223 gene encoding uncharacterized protein LOC126586223 isoform X3, with protein MDFFFYRCYVTKTSRTTKPVDNLRKHVHECGLSKRIELVITSPLLRTLQTAVGVFGGEGYKDGMDVLPLMVENAGNSERPSISSLNCPPIIAVELCREHLVVPKKSGVTVVKNEEQELVPTRVVTGWRVCIDYRKLNAMTRKDHFPLPFLDQMLERLAGYQFYCFLDGYSGYNQIVIAPEDQEKTTFTCPFGTFAYRRMPFGLCNAPATFQRCMYLLTKKETKPRLIRWMLLLQEFDIEIRDKKGVENVVADHLSRMVHEEASPISETFPDEQLMSIQAGPREWAACQEQAAQRVMHTNARLGIEPVQAWMARLGPWWNLVVVVPLRL; from the exons ATGGACTTTTTCTTCTACAGATGCTATGTTACGAAAACTTCGAGAACTACAAAGCCT GTTGATAATTTGCGTAAGCATGTTCATGAATGTGGGCTTTCCAAGAGGATTGAGTTGGTCATCACATCTCCTTTGCTAAG GACTCTGCAAACGGCTGTTGGAGTATTTGGAGGCGAGGGTTACAAGGATGGAATGGACGTACTGCCTCTAATGGTGGAAAATGCAGGAAATAGTGAACGCCCTTCAATTTCAAGTCTCAACTGCCCGCCAATCATTGCAGTAGAGCTTTGTCGAGAACATTTG gttgttccaaagaagtccggagtcacggtggtgaagaatgaagaacaaGAGCTTGTACCCACTCGTGTGGTGACCGGTTGGCGtgtttgtattgattacagGAAGTTAAATGCCAtgacaaggaaggatcactttccGTTGCCATTCCTGGaccaaatgttagaaaggttagccggttatcaattttattgctttcttgatggatattccggatataaccaaattgtgatagctccggaggaccaagaaaagacaacgtTCACGTGCCCCTTTGGCACCTTTGCATACAggcgcatgccatttggtttgtgCAATGCCCCTGCGACATTTCAACGATGCATG TATTTGCTCACGAAAAAGGAGACCAAGCCTAGACTAATTCGATGGATGTTGCTTCTACAAGAGTTTGACATTGAGATTCGGGATAAGAAGGGCGTGgagaatgtggtggctgaccacctaagtcgAATGGTGCATGAGGAAGCATCGCCAATTTCTGAAACCTTCCCCGATGAGCAATTAATGTCCATTCAG gctggaccacgggagtgggctgcttgtcAGGAGCAGGCTGCTCAGCGCGTGATGCAtacgaatgcgaggcttgggatCGAAcccgtgcaagcttggatggcacggcttgggccaTGGTGGAACCTTGTAGTGGTGGTACCACTCCGCCTATGA
- the LOC126586223 gene encoding uncharacterized protein LOC126586223 isoform X5: MKPEYFDAQLTPLGWQQVDNLRKHVHECGLSKRIELVITSPLLRTLQTAVGVFGGEGYKDGMDVLPLMVENAGNSERPSISSLNCPPIIAVELCREHLVVPKKSGVTVVKNEEQELVPTRVVTGWRVCIDYRKLNAMTRKDHFPLPFLDQMLERLAGYQFYCFLDGYSGYNQIVIAPEDQEKTTFTCPFGTFAYRRMPFGLCNAPATFQRCMYLLTKKETKPRLIRWMLLLQEFDIEIRDKKGVENVVADHLSRMVHEEASPISETFPDEQLMSIQAGPREWAACQEQAAQRVMHTNARLGIEPVQAWMARLGPWWNLVVVVPLRL, translated from the exons ATGAAACCTGAATATTTTGATGCACAACTTACTCCACTAGGCTGGCAGCAG GTTGATAATTTGCGTAAGCATGTTCATGAATGTGGGCTTTCCAAGAGGATTGAGTTGGTCATCACATCTCCTTTGCTAAG GACTCTGCAAACGGCTGTTGGAGTATTTGGAGGCGAGGGTTACAAGGATGGAATGGACGTACTGCCTCTAATGGTGGAAAATGCAGGAAATAGTGAACGCCCTTCAATTTCAAGTCTCAACTGCCCGCCAATCATTGCAGTAGAGCTTTGTCGAGAACATTTG gttgttccaaagaagtccggagtcacggtggtgaagaatgaagaacaaGAGCTTGTACCCACTCGTGTGGTGACCGGTTGGCGtgtttgtattgattacagGAAGTTAAATGCCAtgacaaggaaggatcactttccGTTGCCATTCCTGGaccaaatgttagaaaggttagccggttatcaattttattgctttcttgatggatattccggatataaccaaattgtgatagctccggaggaccaagaaaagacaacgtTCACGTGCCCCTTTGGCACCTTTGCATACAggcgcatgccatttggtttgtgCAATGCCCCTGCGACATTTCAACGATGCATG TATTTGCTCACGAAAAAGGAGACCAAGCCTAGACTAATTCGATGGATGTTGCTTCTACAAGAGTTTGACATTGAGATTCGGGATAAGAAGGGCGTGgagaatgtggtggctgaccacctaagtcgAATGGTGCATGAGGAAGCATCGCCAATTTCTGAAACCTTCCCCGATGAGCAATTAATGTCCATTCAG gctggaccacgggagtgggctgcttgtcAGGAGCAGGCTGCTCAGCGCGTGATGCAtacgaatgcgaggcttgggatCGAAcccgtgcaagcttggatggcacggcttgggccaTGGTGGAACCTTGTAGTGGTGGTACCACTCCGCCTATGA
- the LOC126586223 gene encoding uncharacterized protein LOC126586223 isoform X9, with protein MENGSGPSLFPLHRCKTLHLVRHGQGIHNVEGAKNYKAYMKPEYFDAQLTPLGWQQVDNLRKHVHECGLSKRIELVITSPLLRTLQTAVGVFGGEGYKDGMDVLPLMVENAGNSERPSISSLNCPPIIAVELCREHLVVPKKSGVTVVKNEEQELVPTRVVTGWRVCIDYRKLNAMTRKDHFPLPFLDQMLERLAGYQFYCFLDGYSGYNQIVIAPEDQEKTTFTCPFGTFAYRRMPFGLCNAPATFQRCMAGPREWAACQEQAAQRVMHTNARLGIEPVQAWMARLGPWWNLVVVVPLRL; from the exons ATGGAGAATGGTTCAGGTCCAAGTTTGTTTCCGCTGCACCGATGCAAAactcttcacctg GTGAGGCATGGACAAGGAATCCACAATGTAGAAGGAGCTAAGAACTACAAAGCATACATGAAACCTGAATATTTTGATGCACAACTTACTCCACTAGGCTGGCAGCAG GTTGATAATTTGCGTAAGCATGTTCATGAATGTGGGCTTTCCAAGAGGATTGAGTTGGTCATCACATCTCCTTTGCTAAG GACTCTGCAAACGGCTGTTGGAGTATTTGGAGGCGAGGGTTACAAGGATGGAATGGACGTACTGCCTCTAATGGTGGAAAATGCAGGAAATAGTGAACGCCCTTCAATTTCAAGTCTCAACTGCCCGCCAATCATTGCAGTAGAGCTTTGTCGAGAACATTTG gttgttccaaagaagtccggagtcacggtggtgaagaatgaagaacaaGAGCTTGTACCCACTCGTGTGGTGACCGGTTGGCGtgtttgtattgattacagGAAGTTAAATGCCAtgacaaggaaggatcactttccGTTGCCATTCCTGGaccaaatgttagaaaggttagccggttatcaattttattgctttcttgatggatattccggatataaccaaattgtgatagctccggaggaccaagaaaagacaacgtTCACGTGCCCCTTTGGCACCTTTGCATACAggcgcatgccatttggtttgtgCAATGCCCCTGCGACATTTCAACGATGCATG gctggaccacgggagtgggctgcttgtcAGGAGCAGGCTGCTCAGCGCGTGATGCAtacgaatgcgaggcttgggatCGAAcccgtgcaagcttggatggcacggcttgggccaTGGTGGAACCTTGTAGTGGTGGTACCACTCCGCCTATGA
- the LOC126586223 gene encoding phosphoglycerate mutase-like protein 1 isoform X18, translated as MENGSGPSLFPLHRCKTLHLVRHGQGIHNVEGAKNYKAYMKPEYFDAQLTPLGWQQVDNLRKHVHECGLSKRIELVITSPLLRTLQTAVGVFGGEGYKDGMDVLPLMVENAGNSERPSISSLNCPPIIAVELCREHLVVPKKSGVTVVKNEEQELVPTRVVTGWRVCIDYRKLNAMTRKDHFPLPFLDQMLERLAGYQFYCFLDGYSGYNQIVIAPEDQEKTTFTCPFGTFAYRRMPFGLCNAPATFQRCMAGPREWADRQ; from the exons ATGGAGAATGGTTCAGGTCCAAGTTTGTTTCCGCTGCACCGATGCAAAactcttcacctg GTGAGGCATGGACAAGGAATCCACAATGTAGAAGGAGCTAAGAACTACAAAGCATACATGAAACCTGAATATTTTGATGCACAACTTACTCCACTAGGCTGGCAGCAG GTTGATAATTTGCGTAAGCATGTTCATGAATGTGGGCTTTCCAAGAGGATTGAGTTGGTCATCACATCTCCTTTGCTAAG GACTCTGCAAACGGCTGTTGGAGTATTTGGAGGCGAGGGTTACAAGGATGGAATGGACGTACTGCCTCTAATGGTGGAAAATGCAGGAAATAGTGAACGCCCTTCAATTTCAAGTCTCAACTGCCCGCCAATCATTGCAGTAGAGCTTTGTCGAGAACATTTG gttgttccaaagaagtccggagtcacggtggtgaagaatgaagaacaaGAGCTTGTACCCACTCGTGTGGTGACCGGTTGGCGtgtttgtattgattacagGAAGTTAAATGCCAtgacaaggaaggatcactttccGTTGCCATTCCTGGaccaaatgttagaaaggttagccggttatcaattttattgctttcttgatggatattccggatataaccaaattgtgatagctccggaggaccaagaaaagacaacgtTCACGTGCCCCTTTGGCACCTTTGCATACAggcgcatgccatttggtttgtgCAATGCCCCTGCGACATTTCAACGATGCATG gctggaccacgggagtgggctgatCGTCAatag
- the LOC126586223 gene encoding uncharacterized protein LOC126586223 isoform X6 — MENGSGPSLFPLHRCKTLHLVRHGQGIHNVEGAKNYKAYMKPEYFDAQLTPLGWQQVDNLRKHVHECGLSKRIELVITSPLLRTLQTAVGVFGGEGYKDGMDVLPLMVENAGNSERPSISSLNCPPIIAVELCREHLVVPKKSGVTVVKNEEQELVPTRVVTGWRVCIDYRKLNAMTRKDHFPLPFLDQMLERLAGYQFYCFLDGYSGYNQIVIAPEDQEKTTFTCPFGTFAYRRMPFGLCNAPATFQRCMYLLTKKETKPRLIRWMLLLQEFDIEIRDKKGVENVVADHLSRMVHEEASPISETFPDEQLMSIQAGPREWADRQ, encoded by the exons ATGGAGAATGGTTCAGGTCCAAGTTTGTTTCCGCTGCACCGATGCAAAactcttcacctg GTGAGGCATGGACAAGGAATCCACAATGTAGAAGGAGCTAAGAACTACAAAGCATACATGAAACCTGAATATTTTGATGCACAACTTACTCCACTAGGCTGGCAGCAG GTTGATAATTTGCGTAAGCATGTTCATGAATGTGGGCTTTCCAAGAGGATTGAGTTGGTCATCACATCTCCTTTGCTAAG GACTCTGCAAACGGCTGTTGGAGTATTTGGAGGCGAGGGTTACAAGGATGGAATGGACGTACTGCCTCTAATGGTGGAAAATGCAGGAAATAGTGAACGCCCTTCAATTTCAAGTCTCAACTGCCCGCCAATCATTGCAGTAGAGCTTTGTCGAGAACATTTG gttgttccaaagaagtccggagtcacggtggtgaagaatgaagaacaaGAGCTTGTACCCACTCGTGTGGTGACCGGTTGGCGtgtttgtattgattacagGAAGTTAAATGCCAtgacaaggaaggatcactttccGTTGCCATTCCTGGaccaaatgttagaaaggttagccggttatcaattttattgctttcttgatggatattccggatataaccaaattgtgatagctccggaggaccaagaaaagacaacgtTCACGTGCCCCTTTGGCACCTTTGCATACAggcgcatgccatttggtttgtgCAATGCCCCTGCGACATTTCAACGATGCATG TATTTGCTCACGAAAAAGGAGACCAAGCCTAGACTAATTCGATGGATGTTGCTTCTACAAGAGTTTGACATTGAGATTCGGGATAAGAAGGGCGTGgagaatgtggtggctgaccacctaagtcgAATGGTGCATGAGGAAGCATCGCCAATTTCTGAAACCTTCCCCGATGAGCAATTAATGTCCATTCAG gctggaccacgggagtgggctgatCGTCAatag